The following are encoded in a window of Aromatoleum petrolei genomic DNA:
- a CDS encoding ArnT family glycosyltransferase, producing the protein MTPDSRNLYGFYLLLGVVYLGGLCVPLMNNDSAHHATIALHMHLTGDYASLVTQGEPYLDKPHLLFWLAAGAYKLLGVTTFAFKLPSLLFSALAVYATYGLGRVLYSREVGRVAALVLASSLAFILANNDVRMDAVLTGAIAFSIWQLAEFAHYRRWRNLVLAALGLALGFATKGMIGVAMPAIAIFVHLLYRRDWRGLFDPRWLALALLTLALAAPVLWSYHRQFGIDGVKFILWSQNFERLSGGRFGTAGGSDPLFFFHTFLWAFLPWCLLGAAAVWARGRELVAARLRPVPGQEMLTLGTIAVMFGIISSSGFKLPHYLNILLPLFSVLLASWLVPRMRARAPRGAKLAQWLVWGLMGALALALNGWAFPLDRPAVAAGAVVLAFAGTVLARRAQGMARVVLVSVVVAAMFNFLQNFNVYPQLLRYQAGNNLAQALQVRGIDTRGVRHLDARANSFDFYTGQLTRPVTLDELKAAREPVLVYAAEGGRKAIEEAGLRVEVLAENPEFRVTRLNIRFLDPDRREQTLSRHYVLRVTGEGQQ; encoded by the coding sequence GTGACGCCCGATTCCCGAAACCTGTACGGCTTCTACCTGCTGCTGGGCGTGGTGTATCTGGGCGGCCTGTGCGTGCCGCTGATGAACAACGATTCGGCGCACCATGCGACGATCGCGCTGCACATGCACCTCACGGGCGACTATGCGTCGCTCGTGACCCAGGGCGAACCCTACCTGGACAAGCCGCACCTGCTGTTCTGGCTCGCGGCCGGCGCCTACAAGCTGTTGGGCGTGACCACGTTCGCGTTCAAGCTGCCCTCGCTGCTGTTCAGTGCACTGGCCGTCTATGCGACCTACGGCCTCGGGCGGGTGCTGTATTCGCGCGAGGTGGGACGGGTCGCGGCGCTGGTCCTCGCCAGTTCGCTCGCCTTCATCCTCGCGAATAACGACGTGCGCATGGACGCGGTGCTCACGGGGGCGATCGCGTTCTCGATCTGGCAGCTCGCGGAGTTCGCGCACTACCGTCGTTGGCGCAATCTCGTGCTCGCCGCATTGGGCCTCGCGCTGGGTTTCGCGACCAAGGGGATGATCGGCGTGGCGATGCCGGCGATTGCGATCTTCGTGCATCTGCTGTACCGCCGCGACTGGCGCGGGCTCTTCGATCCGCGCTGGCTCGCGCTCGCGCTGCTCACGCTGGCGCTCGCGGCGCCGGTGCTGTGGTCCTACCATCGACAGTTCGGCATCGACGGGGTGAAGTTCATCCTGTGGTCGCAGAACTTCGAGCGCCTGTCCGGTGGCCGCTTCGGCACGGCCGGAGGGAGCGATCCGCTGTTCTTCTTCCACACCTTCCTGTGGGCCTTCCTGCCATGGTGCCTGCTCGGCGCGGCGGCGGTGTGGGCGCGGGGGCGCGAACTGGTCGCGGCGCGGCTGCGGCCGGTGCCCGGGCAGGAGATGCTGACGCTGGGCACGATCGCGGTGATGTTCGGCATCATCTCCAGCTCGGGCTTCAAGCTGCCGCACTACCTCAACATCTTGCTGCCGCTGTTCTCCGTCCTGCTCGCCTCCTGGTTGGTGCCGCGCATGCGGGCGCGGGCCCCGCGCGGCGCAAAGCTGGCGCAATGGCTGGTGTGGGGCCTGATGGGGGCGCTGGCGCTCGCGCTCAATGGCTGGGCCTTTCCGCTCGACCGACCCGCCGTCGCGGCGGGCGCCGTGGTGCTGGCATTCGCCGGGACGGTTCTCGCGCGCCGGGCGCAGGGCATGGCGCGGGTGGTGCTCGTTTCGGTCGTGGTGGCGGCGATGTTCAATTTCCTGCAGAACTTCAACGTCTATCCGCAGCTGCTGCGCTACCAGGCAGGGAACAATCTGGCGCAGGCCTTGCAGGTGCGCGGCATCGACACCCGGGGGGTGAGGCATCTCGACGCGCGGGCGAACAGTTTCGATTTCTACACCGGCCAGCTCACCCGGCCGGTGACGCTGGATGAGTTGAAGGCGGCCCGCGAGCCGGTGCTGGTCTATGCGGCCGAGGGCGGACGCAAGGCGATCGAGGAGGCCGGCCTGCGGGTCGAGGTGCTGGCTGAGAACCCTGAGTTCCGCGTCACGCGGCTCAATATCCGCTTTCTCGACCCGGACCGGCGCGAGCAGACCTTGTCGCGCCATTACGTGCTGCGTGTTACGGGGGAAGGGCAGCAATGA
- a CDS encoding sialidase family protein has protein sequence MNRNASRGLRALACAAIAGVSLWAAWPGFQTAPAAAFVVPATPSRSGEGDVPQLASFVVNAAEPARVHAASIAALPDGRLFSTWFGGSREGATDVKIHGAFFDPAAGRWGEQLTIATPEQTTRDLGRLVRKMGNPVAFMVPSGELWVAYVSVTLGGWATSHLNLIRSSDLGRTWTPATRLVASPFLNLSTLAKGAPVFFADGDIGLPVYHEMAGKFGELLVLTPDGRVRRKQRLDHGNRSLQPVILVKDAQAAVVLQRFAGESRPPRAWRSATRDGGRTWSPVEASDLANPNSALAALALEDGRLIAVANDTEDERLRLSLLVSEDDGRHWRAIHRFEDREAFLGRSFGPDVLRPLLTRDLEALGPGPAAESVLRNAEANLCRGETCSWQYDYPYLVRGADGDFHLVYTWNRSFIRHLRFNRAWLEERL, from the coding sequence ATGAATCGGAATGCATCGCGCGGGCTGCGCGCGCTGGCCTGCGCAGCGATCGCCGGCGTGAGCCTGTGGGCGGCGTGGCCGGGTTTTCAGACCGCACCGGCGGCGGCCTTCGTCGTGCCGGCGACACCGTCGCGGAGCGGCGAGGGGGACGTGCCGCAGCTCGCGAGCTTCGTCGTGAATGCGGCCGAGCCGGCACGCGTGCACGCCGCCTCGATCGCCGCGCTACCCGACGGGCGGCTGTTTTCGACCTGGTTCGGCGGTTCGCGCGAGGGCGCGACCGACGTGAAGATCCATGGCGCCTTCTTCGATCCGGCGGCAGGGCGCTGGGGCGAGCAGCTCACGATCGCGACACCGGAACAGACCACGCGCGATCTCGGCCGCCTCGTGCGCAAGATGGGCAACCCCGTCGCCTTCATGGTGCCATCGGGCGAGCTGTGGGTCGCGTATGTGAGCGTGACCCTGGGCGGCTGGGCGACCAGCCACCTCAACCTGATCCGTTCATCCGACCTGGGCCGGACCTGGACGCCGGCGACGCGACTGGTCGCCTCGCCTTTCCTGAATCTCAGTACGCTCGCGAAGGGCGCCCCGGTGTTCTTCGCCGACGGCGACATCGGCCTGCCGGTGTATCACGAGATGGCCGGCAAGTTCGGCGAGCTGCTGGTGCTGACGCCGGACGGCCGGGTGCGCCGCAAGCAGCGCCTGGACCACGGCAACCGCTCGCTGCAGCCGGTGATCCTGGTCAAGGATGCGCAGGCTGCGGTCGTGCTGCAGCGCTTCGCGGGCGAGAGCAGGCCGCCGCGCGCCTGGCGCAGCGCGACCCGCGACGGCGGGCGCACGTGGTCGCCCGTCGAGGCGAGCGATCTCGCGAACCCGAATTCGGCGCTGGCGGCGCTCGCGCTGGAAGACGGCCGCCTGATCGCAGTCGCCAACGACACCGAGGACGAGCGGCTGCGCCTGTCGCTCCTCGTGAGCGAGGACGACGGCCGCCACTGGCGCGCGATCCACCGCTTCGAGGATCGCGAGGCGTTCCTCGGCCGCAGCTTTGGCCCCGACGTGCTGCGCCCCTTGCTGACGCGCGATCTCGAGGCGCTCGGGCCGGGGCCGGCGGCGGAGTCCGTGTTGCGCAATGCGGAGGCGAATCTCTGCCGTGGCGAGACCTGCTCCTGGCAGTACGATTATCCCTACCTCGTGCGCGGCGCCGACGGCGACTTCCACCTCGTGTATACGTGGAACCGCTCCTTCATCCGCCATCTGCGCTTCAACCGGGCCTGGCTGGAGGAAAGACTGTGA
- a CDS encoding ChbG/HpnK family deacetylase produces the protein MNEQPATDRRPPRPIIVCADDYGIAPGVSEAIAGLITAGRLSATSCMTPLPDWKRRAGLLRETVAAHPADVGLHLTLTDHVPLTAATGFAQAGRLPSMGRLLPLALARALPRLAIRTELRAQLDAFEDAWNAAPDYIDGHQHAHVLPGIREVLVEELLRRYPAGSVWVRDCCEPLTRCVHRRTALPKALLISTLGVGLHRLLRRHGLPANDGFSGLHDFSGRIPFRTLMQSFLAGSGPRPLVHVHPGRVDDELRACDVLTTPRETELAYLTSPAFAEDLAAVGLYPARFADFPRPAPAAISQISPPDASSGSIR, from the coding sequence ATGAATGAACAGCCCGCCACCGACCGCCGACCGCCCCGCCCGATCATCGTTTGCGCCGACGACTACGGCATCGCGCCGGGCGTCAGCGAAGCGATCGCCGGGCTGATCACGGCCGGGCGCCTGTCCGCCACGAGCTGCATGACCCCGCTGCCGGACTGGAAGCGACGCGCAGGGCTGCTACGCGAAACCGTCGCGGCGCACCCGGCCGACGTGGGCTTGCACCTCACGCTGACCGATCACGTGCCGCTCACCGCGGCGACCGGATTCGCGCAGGCCGGCCGGCTGCCGTCGATGGGGCGGCTCCTGCCGCTTGCGCTCGCACGGGCGCTGCCGCGGCTGGCGATACGGACCGAGTTGCGCGCGCAGCTCGATGCTTTCGAGGACGCCTGGAACGCCGCGCCGGACTACATCGACGGCCACCAGCACGCGCATGTGTTGCCCGGCATACGCGAGGTGCTCGTCGAGGAACTGTTGCGGCGCTACCCCGCGGGATCGGTATGGGTACGCGATTGCTGCGAGCCTCTGACACGCTGTGTGCACCGTCGCACGGCCCTGCCGAAGGCCTTGCTGATCTCCACCCTCGGCGTCGGCCTGCACCGGCTGCTGCGGCGCCACGGCCTGCCCGCGAACGACGGCTTCTCGGGGCTGCACGATTTTTCCGGGCGGATTCCGTTCCGGACGTTGATGCAGTCCTTCCTCGCAGGCAGCGGGCCGCGGCCGCTCGTGCATGTGCACCCGGGCCGTGTCGATGACGAGCTGCGCGCCTGCGACGTGCTCACGACGCCGCGCGAGACCGAACTCGCCTACCTGACCTCGCCCGCGTTCGCCGAGGACCTGGCCGCGGTGGGGCTGTACCCGGCACGCTTCGCCGATTTTCCGCGTCCCGCACCGGCGGCGATCAGCCAGATCAGCCCACCCGACGCAAGCAGCGGATCGATCAGGTAG